A section of the Halichoerus grypus chromosome 11, mHalGry1.hap1.1, whole genome shotgun sequence genome encodes:
- the FIBIN gene encoding fin bud initiation factor homolog: MVFLKFLWIGFFCRLCQGYFDGPLYPEMSNGTLHHYFVPDGDYEENDDPEKCQLLFRVSDHRRCSQGEGSQASSLLSLTLREEFTVLGRQVEDAGRVLEGISKSISYDLDGEESYGKYLRRESHQIGDAYSNSDKSLTELESKFKQGQEQDSRQESRLNEDFLGMLVHTRSLLKETLDISMGLRDKYELLALTIRSHGTRLGRLKNDYLKV, from the coding sequence ATGGTGTTCCTGAAGTTCCTCTGGATAGGTTTCTTCTGCCGCCTGTGTCAGGGCTACTTCGATGGCCCTCTCTACCCGGAGATGTCCAATGGGACTCTGCACCACTACTTCGTGCCCGACGGGGACTATGAAGAGAATGATGACCCTGAGAAGTGCCAGTTGCTGTTCAGGGTGAGTGACCACCGGCGCTGCTcccagggggaggggagccaggccAGCAGTCTGCTGAGCCTCACCCTCCGGGAAGAGTTCACCGTGCTGGGCCGCCAGGTGGAGGATGCTGGGCGTGTCCTGGAGGGCATCAGTAAGAGCATCTCCTACGACCTGGACGGGGAAGAGAGCTATGGCAAGTACCTGCGGCGGGAGTCCCACCAGATCGGGGATGCCTACTCCAACTCGGACAAGTCTCTCACTGAGCTGGAAAGCAAGTTTAAGCAGGGCCAGGAACAGGACAGCAGGCAAGAGAGCAGACTCAACGAGGACTTCTTGGGGATGCTGGTCCACACCAGGTCCCTGCTGAAGGAAACGCTTGACATCTCCATGGGGCTCAGGGACAAATACGAGCTGCTGGCCCTCACCATCAGGAGCCATGGGACCCGGCTAGGTCGGCTGAAAAATGATTATCTTAAAGTGTAG